A stretch of the Methanobrevibacter sp. genome encodes the following:
- a CDS encoding geranylgeranylglyceryl/heptaprenylglyceryl phosphate synthase, with protein sequence MKDVENYIREILKTRKLHFTLIDPDEQTPEEALKIATQAIEGGTDGIMIGGSTVNGDDVDNTCKILSENIAVPIIIFPGNTSSVSKYADGIFYMSYVNSTNPYWINGAQALAAPAVKASGIEILSMAYMVAEPGGTVGWVGDAKLVPRNKPKIPAIYAMSAEMFGMKFFYLEAGSGADKPIPPEMVAYSKKATENMSIVVGGGIRDGKAAYMAAKAGGDIIVTGTVVEEVDDVQAKIQELTGAILKASKE encoded by the coding sequence ATGAAAGACGTAGAAAATTATATCAGAGAAATTTTAAAAACACGTAAACTTCATTTTACTTTAATTGATCCTGACGAACAGACACCTGAAGAAGCTTTAAAAATTGCTACTCAAGCTATTGAAGGTGGAACTGATGGTATTATGATTGGAGGATCCACTGTCAATGGTGATGATGTTGACAATACCTGTAAAATATTGTCTGAAAACATTGCAGTGCCTATTATCATTTTCCCTGGAAACACCAGCAGCGTAAGCAAATATGCTGACGGAATATTCTATATGAGTTATGTTAACTCTACAAACCCATATTGGATTAACGGTGCACAGGCTCTTGCAGCTCCTGCTGTTAAGGCATCTGGAATTGAAATTTTATCAATGGCTTATATGGTTGCAGAACCTGGTGGAACTGTCGGTTGGGTTGGAGACGCTAAACTGGTACCTAGAAATAAGCCGAAAATACCTGCAATTTATGCAATGTCTGCTGAAATGTTCGGTATGAAATTCTTCTACCTTGAAGCAGGTTCCGGTGCGGATAAACCTATTCCTCCTGAAATGGTTGCATATTCCAAAAAAGCAACTGAAAATATGAGTATTGTTGTGGGTGGAGGAATCCGTGATGGCAAGGCTGCTTATATGGCTGCAAAAGCAGGTGGGGACATCATTGTAACCGGTACTGTCGTTGAAGAAGTAGATGATGTTCAAGCTAAAATTCAAGAATTAACTGGAGCTATCCTTAAGGCTTCAAAAGAGTAG
- the tsaA gene encoding tRNA (N6-threonylcarbamoyladenosine(37)-N6)-methyltransferase TrmO, with amino-acid sequence MNIELESIGTIHTQFTEIEGMPIQPTGAKGIEGTIEIKEKYAEGLKDLDGFSHIHLIYLLHKVDGYMLEVKPFMDNTTHGVFATRSPKRPNRIGMSVCKVNKVEDNKIYIENVDILDGTPLLDIKPYVPQLYEDTIDELKIGWFENNHKKAKSQKSDDRFK; translated from the coding sequence ATGAATATTGAATTAGAATCAATCGGTACAATACATACACAGTTTACAGAAATAGAAGGAATGCCTATTCAACCAACAGGAGCAAAAGGAATTGAAGGAACCATAGAAATAAAAGAAAAATATGCCGAGGGTCTAAAAGACCTAGACGGTTTTTCACATATTCATTTAATATATCTGCTTCACAAGGTAGACGGCTATATGCTTGAGGTAAAGCCGTTCATGGACAACACCACCCACGGAGTATTTGCAACAAGATCACCCAAAAGGCCAAACCGCATCGGAATGAGTGTATGTAAAGTCAACAAAGTGGAAGATAATAAGATCTACATTGAAAATGTTGACATCCTGGACGGAACACCATTACTTGACATCAAACCATATGTACCTCAATTATACGAAGACACAATTGATGAGTTAAAAATAGGATGGTTTGAAAACAATCATAAAAAAGCAAAATCACAAAAATCTGATGACAGATTCAAATAA
- a CDS encoding molybdopterin-binding protein has translation MQLSARNQLEGKVVSVDKGAVMANIKIEITNPDVITAVITKESAEKLGLAEGDDVTAIIKSTEVIVGK, from the coding sequence ATGCAGTTAAGTGCAAGAAATCAATTAGAAGGAAAAGTAGTAAGTGTAGACAAAGGTGCCGTAATGGCAAACATTAAAATCGAAATCACTAATCCTGATGTAATCACTGCAGTCATTACTAAAGAGTCTGCTGAAAAATTAGGTTTAGCTGAAGGCGATGACGTTACTGCAATTATCAAATCAACTGAAGTAATTGTTGGTAAATAA
- a CDS encoding M42 family metallopeptidase, whose product MELMRELSLAPGVSGSEEEIAKIITRELKDVADKIETDSMGNLIATKKGQKKAPTVMLAAHMDEIGLMVRYIDDNGFINFSTIGGINDQMLMNQTVTIHSSIGEPVVGVIGSKPPHVTTPEERNKVVKAKDMFIDIGAKDKEEAEKMVRVGDKMTFNALFEEYPNKRIMGKALDNRVGCYVMMEVLKRVDTRATVYGVGTVQEEVGLKGAKTSAFKLNPDLAIALDVTLSGDHPGIKPDEAPVVMGKGPAIILADASGRGILTQQSVKDMLIKAGDDNEIPYQLEVSDGGTTDGTAIHLTREGIPTGVLSVPTRYIHTPVSVCSMEDIEYTIQLITEAINEL is encoded by the coding sequence ATGGAATTAATGAGAGAGCTATCTTTAGCACCAGGTGTATCTGGTTCAGAAGAGGAAATAGCTAAAATTATTACACGTGAATTAAAAGATGTGGCTGATAAAATCGAAACAGACAGTATGGGAAACTTAATTGCAACTAAAAAAGGTCAAAAAAAGGCTCCTACTGTAATGTTAGCAGCTCACATGGATGAAATCGGTTTGATGGTCAGATATATTGATGATAACGGATTTATTAACTTTTCAACAATCGGTGGAATCAACGATCAAATGTTAATGAACCAAACTGTAACAATTCACTCTTCAATTGGAGAACCTGTTGTTGGTGTTATCGGTTCAAAACCACCTCATGTAACAACTCCTGAAGAAAGAAACAAGGTTGTTAAAGCTAAAGACATGTTTATTGATATTGGAGCAAAAGACAAAGAAGAAGCAGAAAAAATGGTCAGAGTCGGAGACAAAATGACCTTCAACGCACTCTTTGAAGAATATCCAAATAAAAGAATCATGGGTAAAGCATTAGACAATCGTGTAGGTTGTTATGTAATGATGGAAGTATTAAAAAGAGTAGATACCAGAGCAACCGTTTATGGTGTAGGTACTGTACAGGAAGAAGTCGGCCTTAAAGGAGCTAAAACTTCTGCATTTAAATTAAACCCTGATTTGGCAATAGCATTGGATGTTACTTTATCTGGTGACCATCCTGGAATTAAACCGGATGAGGCGCCTGTGGTAATGGGCAAAGGTCCTGCTATAATTTTAGCTGATGCAAGCGGAAGAGGTATCTTGACTCAACAATCAGTTAAAGACATGCTTATTAAAGCGGGTGACGATAATGAAATTCCATATCAGTTAGAAGTTAGTGATGGTGGAACCACAGACGGTACTGCAATTCACTTGACTCGTGAAGGAATTCCTACCGGTGTTTTATCTGTTCCTACCCGTTACATACACACTCCAGTAAGTGTATGCAGTATGGAAGATATTGAATATACTATTCAATTAATTACTGAAGCTATAAATGAATTATAG
- a CDS encoding nicotinamide-nucleotide adenylyltransferase, whose product MQKVRGILIGRMQPVHNGHMQVINKILEEVDEIIIGIGSAQLSHEIKDPFTAGERIVMMSQALADGGVDPSRYYIIPMQDINFNAIWVSHVKMLTPPFSIVYSGNPLVKQLFSEEGFEVRQPPLYDRLHLSGTEVRKRILNDDDWQELVPNATVELLREINGVERIKNLSMKEISDI is encoded by the coding sequence ATGCAGAAAGTTCGTGGTATTTTAATTGGAAGAATGCAGCCTGTTCATAATGGTCATATGCAGGTCATTAACAAGATTCTGGAAGAAGTTGACGAAATCATCATTGGAATCGGTAGTGCACAGTTAAGTCATGAGATAAAAGATCCTTTTACTGCAGGTGAAAGGATTGTCATGATGAGTCAGGCTTTAGCCGATGGAGGCGTTGATCCTTCAAGGTACTATATTATTCCGATGCAGGACATTAATTTCAATGCTATTTGGGTGTCTCATGTTAAAATGCTGACACCACCGTTCAGCATTGTCTATTCCGGAAATCCGCTGGTGAAGCAGTTGTTTTCAGAGGAAGGTTTTGAGGTAAGACAACCTCCGTTATATGACCGTTTGCATCTGTCAGGTACTGAAGTTAGAAAACGTATTCTCAATGATGATGATTGGCAGGAATTGGTTCCTAATGCCACTGTTGAATTGTTAAGAGAAATCAATGGTGTGGAGAGAATTAAAAACTTATCTATGAAAGAAATAAGTGACATATAA
- a CDS encoding DNA double-strand break repair nuclease NurA, with translation MLNSLYEKAIAKRGFIREVAPEKDIDSQLEYKWFERPIGESTKEFSIAAGDGSFNKKKFLTTNFCAVGAESIIYDGEIKKIDDSDIFDISHVTFLDELLSTYMAIYELKCGLRAIKEYGADYYMFDGSILGDLQNAFPRGAKLPIKLKDNLDDSLLAEFERRLSVRKYGLVFPELRDSLKLMELPKEDVNKTEEYNLHLAAVEKIILLKEILQFRKRIISISKTSSDNELFNWNIPDIAFLDKFTKKQGMTIIKYRNVHENAPFQYFNDFFKSLTFTVFYVRLQDNKNVLKVELPYKATKEEVFEIIRKINVLSVQGYPYLLNKAHNDVVITGGNMKELMKIAKIYETTNREVMSW, from the coding sequence ATGTTAAATTCATTATATGAAAAAGCCATCGCTAAAAGAGGATTTATCCGTGAAGTCGCTCCTGAAAAGGATATTGATTCGCAACTGGAGTATAAATGGTTTGAAAGACCAATTGGTGAAAGTACGAAGGAATTTTCCATTGCAGCCGGAGACGGTAGTTTCAACAAAAAGAAATTTCTGACAACCAACTTCTGTGCGGTAGGTGCAGAATCAATCATATATGATGGTGAAATTAAAAAGATAGATGATTCAGATATTTTCGATATATCACATGTAACTTTTCTTGATGAACTTTTGAGTACATATATGGCAATATATGAACTGAAATGTGGCCTGAGGGCTATTAAGGAATACGGTGCTGACTATTACATGTTTGACGGTTCAATTTTAGGAGACTTGCAGAACGCTTTTCCAAGAGGGGCAAAGCTGCCTATTAAACTTAAGGATAATTTGGATGATTCTCTTCTTGCGGAATTTGAAAGGAGATTGAGCGTTCGAAAATATGGGCTGGTTTTTCCAGAACTCAGGGATTCATTGAAACTGATGGAACTTCCAAAAGAGGATGTAAACAAAACCGAAGAGTATAATCTTCATTTGGCTGCTGTTGAGAAAATTATTCTATTAAAGGAGATTTTGCAGTTTAGAAAAAGAATAATTTCAATTTCCAAAACCTCTTCGGACAATGAGCTGTTCAATTGGAATATTCCGGACATTGCATTTCTTGACAAGTTCACCAAAAAGCAGGGAATGACAATTATAAAGTATAGGAATGTTCACGAGAATGCTCCTTTTCAATATTTCAATGATTTCTTTAAAAGCTTGACTTTTACCGTATTTTATGTACGTCTGCAGGATAATAAGAATGTGCTGAAAGTGGAATTGCCGTATAAGGCAACAAAAGAAGAGGTATTTGAGATTATACGTAAGATTAATGTGCTGTCTGTTCAGGGTTATCCTTATCTTTTAAACAAGGCCCATAATGATGTGGTGATAACCGGCGGGAACATGAAGGAACTGATGAAAATAGCTAAGATTTACGAGACAACAAACAGGGAAGTGATGTCATGGTAG
- a CDS encoding molybdopterin-binding protein, with product MMELSARNQLNGKITNVELGAVMANIKIEISEPNTITAVITKESAEKLGLAEGDDVCAIIKSTEVIIGK from the coding sequence ATGATGGAACTTAGTGCAAGAAATCAATTGAATGGTAAAATTACTAATGTCGAACTTGGAGCTGTCATGGCTAACATTAAAATAGAAATTTCAGAACCTAACACTATTACAGCTGTTATTACTAAAGAGTCTGCTGAAAAATTAGGTTTAGCTGAAGGCGATGATGTATGTGCAATCATCAAGTCTACTGAAGTAATTATAGGTAAATAG
- a CDS encoding molybdenum cofactor biosynthesis protein MoaE: protein MVVKVIEAKEDKITTADLIADIKKSTKIDYSGAIFTFEGIVRGKEENMNLQKLILSTPDKQKTQEEIEKIVENAKIKYNVHEISVIHYVGEFYTGDMLFLVAVLGAHRSETLDALKEVIETVKYEVEFKKEEISNEGTKTILAGG from the coding sequence ATGGTTGTAAAAGTCATTGAAGCAAAAGAAGATAAAATAACAACAGCTGATTTAATAGCTGACATCAAAAAAAGTACAAAAATAGATTACTCTGGTGCAATATTTACATTTGAAGGGATTGTACGTGGAAAAGAAGAAAATATGAACCTTCAAAAATTAATATTAAGCACTCCAGACAAACAAAAAACCCAGGAAGAAATCGAAAAAATAGTTGAAAACGCAAAAATCAAATATAATGTTCATGAAATATCAGTGATTCACTATGTCGGTGAGTTCTACACTGGAGATATGTTATTCTTAGTTGCAGTTTTAGGAGCACACCGTTCAGAAACACTCGATGCACTAAAAGAAGTTATTGAAACTGTAAAATACGAAGTTGAATTTAAAAAAGAAGAAATTTCCAATGAGGGTACAAAAACAATCCTTGCAGGAGGATAA
- a CDS encoding DUF367 family protein, with the protein MRVTVFHANECDKKKCTAIKLAKMGKCKLVTNINKIPSGAIVLNPYAEKAVSYEDYRYVQRRGVVGLDCSWNEVSSSKKFFSLSKYHRSLPFLIATNPVNYGKACILSTVEAISATLYITRFKDEARDLMDGFKWGHTFLELNHDLLEAYSEVDTSAEVVKVQNEFLESKK; encoded by the coding sequence ATGAGAGTTACAGTTTTTCATGCAAATGAGTGTGATAAGAAAAAATGCACAGCTATTAAATTGGCTAAAATGGGAAAATGCAAATTGGTAACAAATATCAATAAGATTCCATCAGGTGCAATCGTTCTAAACCCATATGCTGAAAAGGCTGTATCTTATGAAGACTACCGATATGTGCAAAGAAGAGGAGTTGTAGGACTTGACTGCTCATGGAATGAGGTGTCAAGTTCTAAAAAATTCTTTTCTCTGTCAAAATACCATCGCTCACTTCCTTTTTTAATTGCGACCAATCCGGTAAATTATGGAAAGGCATGCATATTGTCCACAGTAGAGGCAATCAGTGCGACATTATATATCACCCGTTTTAAGGATGAAGCTCGGGATTTAATGGATGGCTTTAAATGGGGTCATACGTTTTTAGAGTTGAATCATGACTTGCTTGAAGCATACAGTGAAGTGGATACCAGTGCCGAAGTCGTTAAAGTTCAAAATGAATTTTTAGAATCAAAAAAATAA
- a CDS encoding exonuclease SbcCD subunit D has protein sequence MKFAHLADTHLGYRQYGLFEREKDFYEVFDKVIDKIIEEKVDFVVHSGDLFETARPSPMALLTFQKGLLKLKGAGIPMYAIAGNHDVVMRKGSIPPHVIFKKMGLKVISTINPTYIHGDIFIAGLPYYPASHGKALKSKLAELSEKATHHEKSILVLHQGIDQYFNLNYELELGEIPDNFDYYALGHIHKYVNDTYGKGRLVYPGSGEIWKTSELPDYKKNGKGFVVVDFDGTKPIVKRVTVDIPREFIERNLNYNNLETDIAAIKDTIKGFDKKPILKLTIKDVESDTSRVYEIIKEELGDLSLMIRPTFIMAGEEIEPIDVESKKLGPEQLIEKSLEGYGNSEVTTLAIDLYHLLSKDKLDESQEIINQYFDAHYSNVVEDVEFKTEEVKKPQPPEEKEDVQVTFSKEVSE, from the coding sequence ATGAAATTTGCACATTTAGCAGACACTCATTTAGGTTACCGTCAATATGGATTATTTGAACGGGAAAAAGACTTTTATGAAGTGTTTGATAAGGTTATAGATAAAATAATTGAAGAAAAAGTAGACTTTGTAGTACATAGTGGTGACTTATTTGAAACCGCAAGACCTTCACCTATGGCACTTTTGACTTTCCAGAAGGGGTTATTGAAACTTAAAGGTGCAGGAATTCCAATGTATGCAATTGCAGGAAACCATGATGTTGTAATGCGTAAGGGATCCATCCCGCCACATGTAATCTTTAAAAAAATGGGACTGAAAGTGATAAGTACAATCAATCCTACCTACATTCATGGGGACATATTTATCGCAGGTCTTCCATATTATCCTGCATCCCATGGAAAAGCATTAAAAAGCAAACTGGCAGAGCTTTCCGAAAAGGCAACCCACCATGAAAAGTCAATACTTGTCCTTCACCAGGGAATTGACCAATACTTCAATTTAAACTATGAACTGGAACTTGGTGAAATACCTGACAATTTTGATTACTATGCTTTAGGCCATATCCATAAGTATGTAAATGACACTTACGGTAAAGGCAGATTGGTGTATCCTGGTTCAGGTGAAATCTGGAAAACATCCGAACTTCCGGATTATAAAAAGAACGGTAAGGGATTTGTGGTTGTTGATTTCGATGGCACAAAACCAATTGTTAAAAGGGTAACTGTTGATATTCCCCGTGAATTCATAGAAAGGAATTTAAACTATAATAATTTGGAAACAGATATTGCAGCAATTAAAGATACTATAAAAGGTTTCGATAAAAAACCGATATTGAAATTAACAATTAAGGATGTTGAATCAGATACCAGCAGAGTATATGAAATCATCAAAGAGGAATTGGGCGATTTGTCTTTAATGATCAGGCCTACTTTTATAATGGCTGGTGAGGAGATTGAACCAATTGATGTTGAATCTAAAAAATTAGGTCCAGAACAGCTCATAGAAAAATCTCTAGAAGGATATGGCAATAGTGAAGTCACTACACTTGCTATCGATTTATATCATCTGCTTTCAAAAGACAAGCTCGATGAATCACAGGAGATTATAAACCAATACTTTGATGCACATTACAGTAATGTAGTTGAAGATGTTGAATTTAAAACAGAGGAAGTTAAAAAACCACAACCTCCGGAGGAAAAAGAGGATGTACAAGTAACATTTAGCAAGGAGGTTTCAGAATGA
- a CDS encoding ATP-binding protein produces MVVGICVGETNLNEVTFISDKMPQVGQYVTIEYDGKKVLGMVENLVRGNDALNVDINDFKAIQKISKIGVEDNYIRGKVKILGDVNDNLKLPRTPVLPGTEIQHADAEILNEIFKVTNPIKLGTLVNQSDVDVNVDANPILSRHLAILAMTGAGKSNTVSVLIDQLLGYNVPVFVFDMHGEYKGAEFPNGDVNVIKPKINPTYMSFLEIKKLVNIPTNAYLQERYFRKAFKEAKKKVEDGTAHEKNFLQLMYDILEFESMEEGSDKRIVDVMNKIDDSMDKYSNLFDQYTGNILTSIKKAHVNVLDLSQVDESVASVLVSHILRNSLKRSKNAAHSGNKDELLDNSVFYILEEAHILAPNKRDSDSKRWIQRVAREGRKFGLGLCLVSQSPKTVDHDALSQMNNMIILRLVEPEDQRHVQSASESLSQDLVNQLPSLNVGEAIVLGLMSKVPTLVKIDKFKGRTHGDDMDIVSYFKDSIKREAEEIERQEDELMDMGYEY; encoded by the coding sequence ATGGTAGTGGGAATCTGTGTAGGAGAAACTAATTTAAATGAAGTAACATTTATTTCTGATAAAATGCCACAAGTTGGTCAATATGTCACAATAGAATATGACGGTAAAAAAGTATTGGGTATGGTTGAAAATCTGGTGAGAGGAAACGATGCGTTGAATGTTGACATCAACGACTTCAAGGCAATCCAGAAAATCTCAAAAATAGGTGTTGAGGACAACTACATCCGTGGTAAAGTCAAAATCCTTGGAGATGTAAACGATAACCTTAAACTGCCAAGAACACCTGTGCTTCCAGGAACAGAAATTCAGCATGCTGATGCAGAAATCCTAAATGAAATATTTAAGGTTACAAATCCTATCAAACTGGGAACATTGGTTAATCAAAGCGATGTGGATGTAAATGTTGATGCAAATCCGATTCTTTCAAGGCATTTGGCAATTCTTGCAATGACTGGAGCAGGTAAATCAAACACAGTATCAGTACTGATAGATCAGCTGCTCGGATATAATGTGCCTGTATTCGTATTTGACATGCATGGCGAGTACAAGGGAGCGGAATTTCCAAATGGTGACGTGAATGTCATCAAACCGAAAATAAATCCAACATACATGTCATTTCTGGAGATAAAAAAGCTTGTAAACATTCCAACAAATGCATATCTTCAGGAACGCTACTTCAGAAAAGCATTCAAGGAAGCTAAAAAGAAAGTAGAGGATGGAACAGCCCATGAAAAAAATTTCTTGCAGTTAATGTATGATATTTTAGAGTTTGAATCAATGGAAGAAGGCTCAGATAAAAGAATCGTTGATGTAATGAACAAGATTGACGATTCAATGGACAAGTACTCCAATCTCTTCGACCAGTACACCGGAAATATTTTAACCAGCATTAAAAAAGCTCATGTCAATGTATTGGATTTAAGTCAAGTTGATGAGTCAGTTGCAAGTGTGCTTGTAAGTCATATACTTAGAAATTCTTTGAAACGTTCCAAAAATGCAGCTCATAGTGGAAACAAAGATGAATTGCTTGACAACTCAGTATTCTATATTTTAGAGGAAGCACACATTCTAGCTCCAAACAAACGTGACAGCGATTCTAAACGATGGATTCAAAGAGTTGCAAGAGAAGGCCGTAAATTCGGTCTTGGTTTATGCTTGGTAAGCCAATCTCCAAAAACTGTAGACCATGATGCCCTCTCTCAGATGAACAATATGATAATATTAAGACTTGTCGAGCCTGAAGACCAGAGACACGTACAGTCAGCAAGTGAAAGCCTGTCACAGGACCTGGTAAATCAATTGCCTTCACTCAACGTCGGTGAAGCCATTGTTTTGGGTTTGATGAGCAAAGTTCCTACTCTTGTTAAAATAGACAAGTTTAAGGGTCGTACTCACGGTGATGACATGGATATTGTATCTTATTTTAAAGATTCAATAAAAAGGGAAGCCGAAGAGATTGAAAGGCAAGAAGATGAACTTATGGATATGGGATATGAGTATTAA
- a CDS encoding 50S ribosomal protein L40e has product MARFEEAENRMFNVKICLKCNARNPAGATTCRKCGYKGLRFKAKEQRG; this is encoded by the coding sequence ATGGCAAGATTTGAAGAAGCAGAAAACAGAATGTTCAATGTAAAAATCTGCTTAAAATGTAATGCTCGTAACCCTGCTGGTGCTACAACTTGTAGAAAATGCGGTTACAAAGGTTTAAGATTTAAAGCAAAAGAACAAAGAGGATAA